The Candidatus Deferrimicrobium sp. genome includes the window GCCGTTTTATTTATCGACTGCAGGGTGCGGATGGATTCCTCTCCCTGGTGAACCTTTCTTCCCCGGTTTGGAATCCAAAATGGAACGTAGAGGGGTGAGGCATGCCGGAAGTGAAGAAGATCTTGTTCATGGCGTGGTTCGCCGCTGTCACCTTCGCTTTTCCCGTGAGCCCGTCGGTTCTTCGCGCGCAGGAGGCGATAGGGGAGTACCCGAACCTGTCCCCTTCCGAGGCCCGGGAATTGCTGGGGAAACGATCCGGAGATTCCCGATTCGTTCTGCTGGATGTTCGAACCGCGAAGGAGTTCAGCGAGGAGCGGATCGAAGGGGCGGTGATGGTCGACTATCTTTCCCCATCGTTCCGGGGCGAAGTGGCGAAACTCGATCGGAGCAAGTCCTACCTCCTCTACTGCCGTACCGGACATCGAACCGAAGGAGCCGCCAAGGTGATGCGGGAATTGGGGTTCAGGAACGTGTCCGTGATTGCGGGCGGGATCACGAAGTGGAAAGAGGGGGGGTTCCCCACCACGCGGTAGGACCTGCACCAGTGCGGGTTCCGCGCCGATGAAACTCGAAACCAGGGAAGACCCGCGCTCCGCTGTGTGGATCTCCGCCGAGCTCCTGCGGTGGTTCCGGAAGGCGGCACGGCCGATGGCATGGCGGGAGACCCGGGATCCGTATCGCATCTGGGTTTCGGAGATCATGCTCCAGCAGACCCGGGTCGAAACCGTCGCTCCCTACTACGAACGCTTTCTCCGGAAATTTCCGGATGTGGATTCCCTTGCCCGGGCGACGCTGGACGACGTCCTCAAGGCGTGGGAGGGACTCGGGTACTATTCCCGTGCGAGAAACCTCCATCGGGCCGCAGGGATTCTGCTCGCGCGCCACGGCGCCAAGGTGCCGCGCACGATCGAGGCGCTCGAACTGCTCCCCGGGATCGGCCGTTCGACGGCCGGAGCCATCGCCGCGATCGCCTTCGGGGAGGATGTCCCGATCCTCGACGCGAACGCGCGTCGCGTCGTCGCC containing:
- a CDS encoding rhodanese-like domain-containing protein produces the protein MPEVKKILFMAWFAAVTFAFPVSPSVLRAQEAIGEYPNLSPSEARELLGKRSGDSRFVLLDVRTAKEFSEERIEGAVMVDYLSPSFRGEVAKLDRSKSYLLYCRTGHRTEGAAKVMRELGFRNVSVIAGGITKWKEGGFPTTR